From the genome of Variovorax sp. RA8, one region includes:
- the rplU gene encoding 50S ribosomal protein L21: MYAVIKTGGKQYRVASGEKIKVEQIAADVGQEIVIDQVLAVGDGSALKIGTPLVSGATVTVTVLSHGKHDKVRIFKMRRRKHYQKRQGHRQQFTELQIGAIAG, encoded by the coding sequence ATGTACGCGGTCATAAAAACCGGTGGCAAGCAGTATCGCGTTGCTTCCGGCGAAAAAATTAAAGTAGAACAGATTGCTGCGGACGTAGGCCAGGAAATCGTGATCGATCAAGTGCTCGCAGTCGGCGACGGCAGCGCTCTCAAGATCGGCACGCCCCTGGTGTCCGGCGCAACGGTCACGGTCACCGTGCTGTCGCATGGCAAGCACGACAAGGTCCGCATCTTCAAGATGCGCCGTCGCAAGCACTATCAGAAACGTCAAGGCCATCGCCAGCAGTTCACGGAGCTGCAAATCGGCGCGATCGCCGGCTAA